In one window of Megalopta genalis isolate 19385.01 chromosome 4, iyMegGena1_principal, whole genome shotgun sequence DNA:
- the LOC117223064 gene encoding uncharacterized protein LOC117223064, whose protein sequence is MIITRKVARWALLLKREALGRTYGAEKRSEEAIHRGATAMLPRSGRVDDNIDTDTDHDHDTVATDPRRTSSCVALVLPLLFPYHYYRYYYPRDEFAASLSKPDRLALADDHEDHSPLGIAGIVQQPTDKQETVDRRAAAVPATALLAAAPVLASPSSSSSSSSSSPSSLTKPKQPEEQQDVAHGKQKTENVARGTEVVVAAPESVDSNRLSRQNVLGARFCA, encoded by the coding sequence ATGATAATAACGAGAAAGGTGGCACGGTGGGCGCTCCTCCTGAAGCGAGAGGCGCTCGGCCGAACCTACGGTGCAGAAAAGCGGTCCGAAGAAGCGATACACCGGGGTGCCACGGCGATGCTGCCTCGTTCCGGCCGGGTAGACGACAACATCGACACCGACACCGACCACGACCACGACACCGTGGCCACCGACCCGAGGAGGACCAGCAGCTGCGTCGCGTTGGTGCTgccgttgttgttcccgtaccACTACTACCGTTACTATTATCCTCGTGACGAGTTCGCCGCCTCGCTATCGAAGCCCGACCGCCTCGCGCTCGCCGACGACCACGAGGACCATTCGCCGCTAGGAATCGCGGGGATCGTGCAGCAACCGACCGACAAGCAGGAAACCGTCGACCGTCGAGCCGCGGCCGTGCCGGCAACAGCACTACTAGCAGCAGCACCGGTGCTAGCatctccgtcgtcgtcgtcgtcgtcgtcgtcgtcgtcgccgtcgtcgttgaCCAAGCCGAAGCAACCGGAGGAGCAACAGGACGTGGCACACGGGAAACAGAAAACGGAGAACGTGGCGAGAGGAACAGAAGTGGTGGTAGCGGCGCCCGAGAGCGTGGACAGTAACCGCCTTAGCCGGCAGAACGTGCTGGGTGCACGGTTTTGCGCGTGA
- the LOC117223055 gene encoding male-enhanced antigen 1, whose protein sequence is MSPDPTQQPIEESLNPPNLQFDARGINESDSEDDDVGMSGYEPLSQVPLDSDPILYDDEDDEWISSNGESSQTLSLATLESHHDCLSETIEVWSSPHNRSNIDMDADKINQVKSMMASFTLPTTAIPEWANTISEDQWKEQLIGRIKEMQNREK, encoded by the exons ATGTCTCCCGATCCTACACAACAGCCAATAGAGGAATCTTTAAATCCACCAAATTTACAATTTGATGCTAGAGGAATAAATGAATCAGACAGTGAGGATGATGATGTAGGAATGTCAGGATATGAACCATTGTCTCAAGTACCGTTGGACAGTGATCCAATATTATATGACGATGAA gATGACGAATGGATATCTAGTAATGGGGAATCTAGTCAAACGTTATCATTAGCAACATTAGAATCGCATCAT GACTGCTTATCGGAAACTATTGAAGTTTGGTCGTCTCCTCATAATCGATCAAACATAGATATGGATGCGGATAAAATTAATCAAGTGAAATCAATGATGGCATCTTTTACATTACCCACTACAGCAATCCCAGAATGGGCTAACACTATATCCGAAGATCAGTGGAAAGAACAATTAATTGGACGCATCAAAGAAATGCAAAATAGGGAGAaataa